In one window of Catalinimonas alkaloidigena DNA:
- a CDS encoding amidase, which produces MNRRDFLHLSSLGGSFLALAPLLPLGACSCSSSPTSATTASEAFALEEMTLLQLQEAMREGRYTARALTQLYLDRIEELNPKLNAVLEVNPEALQIAEALDQERKDKGERGPLHGIPVLLKDNIDTGDQMKTTAGSLALANHVAQKDAFLVQRLREAGAIILGKTNLSEWANFRSDNSSSGWSGRGGQTHNPYILDRNPCGSSSGSGVAVSANLCAAAIGTETDGSIVCPSTTNGVVGLKPTLGLVSRSGIIPIAHSQDTAGPMTRTVADAALMLSAMTGVDAADEATAASNGKSQTDYTKFLDAKGLNGARIGVARQFFGFDAEVDELMEDALEVLRQQGAVLVDPVSLETRGQWGRTEYDVLLYEFKHDLNAYLKTVGPDVPVKTLEDLIAYNKEHASEELPWFGQETFLEAQKKGELSDTTYQNALARNLRLTRDEGIDATLQKHQLDAIVAPTGGPAWVTDLVNGDHFGGGSSSAAAVSGYPNLTVPAGFIHGLPVGISFFSTAWSEPTLIRLAYAYEQASKHRRPPQFFPTLEQSIK; this is translated from the coding sequence ATGAATCGTCGTGATTTTCTCCACCTGAGCTCGCTCGGGGGATCGTTCCTGGCCTTGGCGCCACTGTTGCCCCTGGGGGCGTGCTCTTGCTCTTCCTCACCCACGTCAGCAACCACCGCTTCCGAGGCGTTTGCTCTGGAAGAGATGACGCTGCTGCAGCTTCAGGAAGCCATGCGCGAAGGGCGCTATACGGCCCGGGCGCTGACGCAACTTTACCTGGACCGCATCGAAGAACTCAACCCGAAGCTGAACGCCGTGCTGGAGGTAAACCCGGAGGCGCTGCAAATTGCCGAGGCACTGGACCAGGAGCGGAAAGACAAAGGGGAACGCGGCCCGCTGCACGGCATCCCGGTTCTGCTGAAAGACAACATCGACACCGGCGATCAGATGAAAACCACTGCCGGATCGCTGGCGCTGGCCAACCACGTGGCGCAAAAAGACGCGTTTCTGGTGCAACGCCTGCGCGAGGCAGGCGCCATCATTCTGGGAAAGACCAACCTCAGCGAGTGGGCCAATTTCCGGTCCGATAACTCGTCGAGCGGCTGGAGCGGCCGGGGCGGGCAAACGCACAACCCCTACATTCTGGACCGGAATCCGTGTGGGTCCAGCTCCGGCTCGGGCGTGGCGGTGTCGGCCAACCTCTGTGCGGCGGCCATCGGCACGGAAACCGACGGCTCCATTGTTTGCCCGTCGACGACCAACGGCGTGGTGGGCCTGAAACCCACCCTGGGACTGGTTTCCCGTTCCGGCATTATTCCGATTGCACACAGCCAGGATACGGCCGGCCCCATGACCCGCACCGTCGCCGACGCGGCCTTGATGCTGAGCGCAATGACCGGCGTGGATGCCGCCGACGAGGCGACCGCCGCCAGCAACGGCAAAAGCCAGACCGACTACACCAAGTTTTTGGACGCCAAGGGGCTGAATGGTGCGCGCATCGGCGTGGCGCGGCAGTTCTTCGGGTTCGATGCCGAAGTGGACGAGCTGATGGAAGATGCGCTGGAAGTATTGCGCCAACAGGGTGCCGTTCTGGTCGATCCCGTTTCGCTGGAAACCCGGGGGCAGTGGGGCCGTACGGAATACGACGTGCTGCTGTACGAATTCAAGCATGACCTGAACGCCTACCTGAAAACGGTCGGGCCAGACGTACCGGTTAAAACCTTGGAAGACCTGATTGCCTACAACAAGGAACATGCCTCGGAAGAGTTGCCCTGGTTCGGGCAGGAGACCTTTCTGGAAGCCCAGAAAAAAGGAGAACTTTCGGACACCACCTACCAGAACGCCCTGGCCCGGAACCTGCGCCTGACGCGGGACGAGGGCATCGACGCTACCTTGCAGAAGCACCAGCTCGACGCCATTGTCGCGCCCACCGGCGGACCGGCCTGGGTAACCGATCTGGTAAACGGCGACCACTTTGGGGGAGGGAGTTCGTCGGCGGCAGCCGTGTCGGGCTACCCGAACCTTACCGTACCGGCTGGTTTCATCCACGGGCTGCCGGTGGGCATCTCCTTCTTCAGCACGGCCTGGAGCGAACCCACGCTTATTCGCCTGGCATACGCCTACGAACAAGCCAGCAAACACCGCCGCCCGCCTCAGTTCTTTCCCACACTTGAACAATCCATCAAATAA